The following is a genomic window from Candidatus Desulfarcum epimagneticum.
ATTTTCAAACACGTCCTATTGAAGGAATTGAAAGCACTGATGCTAATGGGGTCTTCCCAGAAAAACTGATTTTAGATGGTCAGCAACGTCTGACAACATTGACGCAGGCAATTGCCATAAAAACACCGGTAAACACACAAACCAGCAAAGGACAAAAAGGGGACAGGCCAATAATGCTATCTTGTTTTTTATCACCACATTTTGAAATGCTTTGTCCTGATTGATTTAAAACGGGGCAAAGCGGATCACCATGATGTCGGACAGATGAATCTCTACCTCAACTATTTTAAAAACGAGGAAAATACCCAGGGAGACGGAGCCCCCATAGGAATTGTTCTCGCCGCAGAGAAAGATGAAATACTGGTGGAGTATGCCACAGGAAGCATTTCCAACCCATTGTTTGCTTCCAAATACCAGATATATCTTCCGAAAAAAGAGTCGCTCGAACAGGAATTGAGACTTTTATTGGAGGAGAATGAAAACAACTGACAACCCTAAAAGAAACAGGAGATAAAAAAATGACAGACATTTCAACAATCACACTCTACAGCGGCGGCCACAAGGGAACGGAGGCGGAATTCGGCAGACTCGCCGAGGCATGGCGCATGAAAGAGGTGAATTTTTCATTTGAAGGACACAAAACCGAGCGCGACCGGGGCCTCCGGAAACTGAGCCCGGAAGAGCTGCAAAAGGGCGATGTCAGCATGGAAATTGTGTCCATGCGGATGAAACGCGCTTACTCCCGGGCGGACAAAATCCGCAAAGTCATCCAGTCCATTTTTCACA
Proteins encoded in this region:
- a CDS encoding Putative nuclease YhcG (fragment) (Evidence 3 : Putative function from multiple computational evidences), with the translated sequence MKCFVLIDLKRGKADHHDVGQMNLYLNYFKNEENTQGDGAPIGIVLAAEKDEILVEYATGSISNPLFASKYQIYLPKKESLEQELRLLLEENENN
- a CDS encoding hypothetical protein (Evidence 5 : Unknown function), which encodes MSTFDSTKASLNGLLNNICDKKIQLPDFQRGWVWDDDHIRDLLISIARAFPVGAIMLLETGGNVHFQTRPIEGIESTDANGVFPEKLILDGQQRLTTLTQAIAIKTPVNTQTSKGQKGDRPIMLSCFLSPHFEMLCPD